TTGAACGAGTTTTTATTTTGAATAAGAAAACAGAAGAAACTTCTGTTCTGGATTTATACACTAGTACTGACCATTTTAATTTGTTTAAAATATCAGACAGCAACGTAATACTGCTGTCATAAAAAGATTTCACATAGGATTGTTGAATCTCCAGGCATTATACATTTCAACAACAGATTCAATGGTCACAGACATACCTGTCTCTGGTGCAGTATTTGAAAATCTCCAGCAGTTATAAGCTTCTACAACTTCTTCTATAGTAATGTAAGTGCCATCCGGATTACCTTCAGAATCTTCGTCATTCCACGGATTCCAGTCATCCCATACGGAAATATAGTTTTCCTTTATCTTAATATCGTTTCCAGCCGGAGAGGTCACGTTCAGTGATACCGTATATGTTCCCGGAGATGAATACACATGAACAGGGTCTTTCTCATAAGAAACTGATCCGTCCCCAAAATCCCATTCCCATGATATTGAACCCTGTGAAGTATCATTAAATTGAACAGTCAATGGAGATACACCGGATACAGTAGAGGCTTCAAAATCAGCTATACATACACTGTCCTCTGAAGCCAGTCCGAATAAATAGCCCCTATCATTACCATAAAATATCCAGCCATCAGATATTGCAACTCCCTGAACAGTATATTGATTTATATCAGAAGATGGCTGATAGTACCAGACCTCTTCTGGCTCTGTATTGTTGGAATAATCCCTTAGACAATAAACTCTTGCATCATCATCATTTGTTGTGAAATAAATGTATACCTCACCGTCACCATTATCGTAAGCTGTAGATAGTACAGGTGAGGCTTTTACGCCACCATTGGGAGAGTATTCCCATATTTGTGTAAGATCAAAATCGTTGAAACAATACATTTTTCCGGTTGAAGCAAAATCACCAGATCCTACATAGACCCTTTCATTGTAAACTACAGGAGATGAAGTGCTTTCCGTAATTGATGCAGAGTATTTCTCAGAAGTATTAAAAGTTCCATCCGTATTAAAGCCTATAGAGAACAGATATCCAGAACTGGATTTCTTGGATGTGAAGTAAACCCTGTTACTTTCATTATTATAAACAATGGATGATTTGATAGACCCTGCATATGATATTCCAAAAACTGAAGCGATGTCAATCTCATCCTTCTGAATTCCACTATCCTTATAAACTGAAGTCAGAAGACCTTCGGAATCACCAAATACCAGATAATTACCTATTACACAGGAACCTGACCAATAGTAACCACCATCGCCTGTGGAATTTCGAGTCCATACTTCATTTCCGTTATCATCGTAACAATAATACTGGCCGTTGTTGCCCTCCCAGTCATTACAATCCCCGAAAAAAATCATATTCTCATCATACGTAACCGGAGTGAAAATCCAGTCCCCTGCGGATCTACTCCATTTCAAATCCCCGTTTTCAGAATCAATTGCATAGATATCCCCCTTATAAGTAGGAATAAAAATAGTATTGTTTCCATAAGCAGGAGCACCTAGTTGATACCAGATAGTTCCTATGGAAGTATTCCACTTTTCAACACCAGTAATTTTATTAATTGCTGAAACTGTTCCACCGGATGTCACAGCATATACAGTATCACCAACTGCTAACGGAGGACTGTTTATACTTGCAGAACCTATGGATCCCCCCGACCCCGGAAGCCCATAATCCCAGGAGAGATTCAAGTCAGGTTCAGTTATTGGAGCTTTATCAGTACTTATCCCGCTGTTTAATATATTAGACTGAAACTGAGTCCAATTTGATGCAGATGCACCAGAAGAAAGAAACATAAGTATAACAAATGAAATCATCCATAACCTTGTAACTGTTTTTTTAGATAGCAATTTACTTCCTCTCTCATAATTTGTCTTTGATAGAACAGTTCTAACAGGAAGTTGGTGAAGCTAGACTATAAAAAGATGAAATTATAGCTTAAATATGATAGTAAAATAGATAATAATGAGAAAAGCTGAGATTTGTAAGTTCAATTTTAAACATAAAATAAATATGTGAAGGTTTTAGCCCTCACATAGGTTTCATTCCTCATTTAGCTATAACGATATACATAGCCCGCATCGTTACCGAAATAGAGATAGTTACCAGATATTGCTACTCCCTGAAGTGTGTAATCACAGTTGCTTGGTGTTGAAGAAGTAACACTACAGGAGCTTCCAAGATCCTCAATAGCATATAGTGTTCCACTTGCAGCGTTGGTTGTCACATATACTATAGGGTTGCTGTTTCCGGTACTGACAACAGGGGAAGCCTGAACAGGGCCATTTGTTGATGTGTAACTCCATATAGGCGTAAGATCATCTTCAAGACAATATACACCGGAAGAAGAACCTACATATACCCTCTGGTTCTCATCATTATATGCAGGTGTTGAAGTACTGCTTCCAATACTCTGGCTTGTTACAGAACCAAATTCACCTGTTGATTCATCAAATTCAACACAGTATATGTTGCCATCCTTACTGGTGAAATACAGAACACTTGCATTGGAATTATAGCAAACAGACGATCTTATCTCATCAGTTGTTATTGCATCTTCATCAACATCTGTTCCATCTATTGTTACTGAAACCAGATGTCCCGCATCATCGCCATAGACTACATATGTATCACTGGTGCCCTCAATGATCGCAGCCCCTGCCCAGTAGTATCCTTCACCAGATTGCGTGTCACGACTCCAGTATTCTGTGCCGTTGTCTGCATAAAGACAGTAATATGTACCGTCATCTGTTGCATTCATGTCAGAAGCGCTCATATTAGCTGTACCGGTAAAAAGAAGACCAACACCATCGTTGTTATAGTATTTAACAGGTGATGAACACTGGTGTGTTGCAGGAGCAAAAGCCAGCTGATCTACATTGTTAACGATATTACCATCGGAATCAAGGAAAG
The sequence above is a segment of the uncultured Methanolobus sp. genome. Coding sequences within it:
- a CDS encoding PQQ-binding-like beta-propeller repeat protein; the encoded protein is MKQKQFALMVSAVMILALFASGAAASDWTQFQGNVENTGVTSDAGPGTSLSYIKGYTESSSWAGIDTAPLVVDNYVYTLGIDEFYQSTQGIRFPGPIVYLRNVWSVETGGTTFQNACPAYNDDDEFFCVVNTAYLTSQQPTFTFLDSDGNIVNNVDQLAFAPATHQCSSPVKYYNNDGVGLLFTGTANMSASDMNATDDGTYYCLYADNGTEYWSRDTQSGEGYYWAGAAIIEGTSDTYVVYGDDAGHLVSVTIDGTDVDEDAITTDEIRSSVCYNSNASVLYFTSKDGNIYCVEFDESTGEFGSVTSQSIGSSTSTPAYNDENQRVYVGSSSGVYCLEDDLTPIWSYTSTNGPVQASPVVSTGNSNPIVYVTTNAASGTLYAIEDLGSSCSVTSSTPSNCDYTLQGVAISGNYLYFGNDAGYVYRYS
- a CDS encoding PQQ-binding-like beta-propeller repeat protein, coding for MFLSSGASASNWTQFQSNILNSGISTDKAPITEPDLNLSWDYGLPGSGGSIGSASINSPPLAVGDTVYAVTSGGTVSAINKITGVEKWNTSIGTIWYQLGAPAYGNNTIFIPTYKGDIYAIDSENGDLKWSRSAGDWIFTPVTYDENMIFFGDCNDWEGNNGQYYCYDDNGNEVWTRNSTGDGGYYWSGSCVIGNYLVFGDSEGLLTSVYKDSGIQKDEIDIASVFGISYAGSIKSSIVYNNESNRVYFTSKKSSSGYLFSIGFNTDGTFNTSEKYSASITESTSSPVVYNERVYVGSGDFASTGKMYCFNDFDLTQIWEYSPNGGVKASPVLSTAYDNGDGEVYIYFTTNDDDARVYCLRDYSNNTEPEEVWYYQPSSDINQYTVQGVAISDGWIFYGNDRGYLFGLASEDSVCIADFEASTVSGVSPLTVQFNDTSQGSISWEWDFGDGSVSYEKDPVHVYSSPGTYTVSLNVTSPAGNDIKIKENYISVWDDWNPWNDEDSEGNPDGTYITIEEVVEAYNCWRFSNTAPETGMSVTIESVVEMYNAWRFNNPM